In one window of Chryseobacterium sp. JV274 DNA:
- a CDS encoding PaaI family thioesterase — MNPRQVADYMFNQDYFSQWMNIKMIEVKENYCLIEMPIKKDMINGLKTVHGGVTFAFADSALAFSSNNTGDAAVALNCIINFTKAGKEGDVFRAESVLVNDTRKTAVYDIQITNQNQELVAKFVGTVYKIGKKVTDL, encoded by the coding sequence ATGAATCCAAGACAAGTAGCAGATTATATGTTCAATCAGGATTATTTTTCCCAATGGATGAATATCAAGATGATTGAAGTAAAAGAAAATTACTGTTTAATAGAAATGCCCATCAAAAAAGACATGATTAACGGGCTTAAAACTGTTCATGGCGGCGTTACCTTTGCTTTTGCAGACTCTGCACTGGCATTTTCATCCAACAATACCGGAGATGCTGCTGTAGCACTGAACTGTATCATCAATTTTACCAAAGCAGGAAAAGAAGGTGATGTTTTCAGAGCAGAAAGTGTGTTGGTGAATGACACGAGAAAAACAGCCGTTTATGACATTCAGATTACCAATCAAAATCAGGAGCTGGTTGCAAAATTTGTAGGAACGGTCTACAAAATCGGGAAGAAAGTAACTGATTTATAA
- a CDS encoding transferase hexapeptide repeat family protein codes for MNIYSYHGIRPIIKPSAYIHPQAVIIGNVEIGEEVYIGPNAVIRGDWGKIIIKDGANVQENCTLHVFPNIETILEESAHIGHGAIIHSGHIGKNCLIGMNSVVMDKAYIGDESIVGALAFVPANFRCEPRKLIVGSPAKIIRDVSDEMIHWKTEGTKLYQELAREGKEAILPCEPFTEYVQQIPTKIVDYSIWDDIK; via the coding sequence ATGAACATCTACTCATACCATGGGATTCGTCCCATTATAAAACCATCTGCTTACATTCATCCGCAGGCAGTCATTATCGGGAACGTAGAAATAGGAGAAGAAGTATATATTGGTCCCAATGCGGTGATCCGTGGCGACTGGGGAAAAATTATCATTAAAGATGGAGCCAACGTACAGGAAAATTGTACCCTTCATGTTTTCCCGAATATAGAAACCATTTTAGAAGAGTCTGCCCATATCGGACATGGAGCAATTATTCATTCTGGTCACATTGGAAAAAATTGTCTGATTGGAATGAATTCCGTTGTGATGGACAAAGCCTATATCGGTGATGAGAGTATCGTGGGAGCATTGGCTTTTGTACCGGCTAATTTCAGATGTGAACCAAGGAAACTGATCGTTGGAAGCCCTGCAAAAATTATCCGTGACGTTTCCGACGAAATGATACACTGGAAAACAGAAGGAACAAAACTTTATCAGGAGTTGGCAAGAGAAGGAAAAGAAGCTATTCTGCCTTGTGAGCCTTTTACTGAATATGTTCAGCAGATTCCAACGAAAATTGTTGATTACAGCATTTGGGATGATATAAAATAA
- a CDS encoding alpha/beta hydrolase, with amino-acid sequence MIKKIALICSMVLAMNGVVSAQTVTTKPLTIGEVRTIKSKTLNEDRTLNIYLPQGYDKTKSYPVIYLLDGSMNEDFIHVTGLVQFFNQMYSMPETIVVGVANVDRKRDFTFHTDLKDLQKDYPTTGHSDKFIAFLEKELKPYVESQFKTTDKYLFGQSLGGLLATEILLKKPEMFNNYFIISPSLWWDDESLLKQAPQLLSKSPDTKKFIYVSVGKGEHPVMVKDAEAFYDVLKKAGKKNWTVEYKMMETDNHATILHRSLYEGLVKMFPYQEPK; translated from the coding sequence ATGATTAAAAAAATTGCACTTATATGCAGCATGGTGTTGGCGATGAATGGTGTGGTATCAGCACAGACTGTTACAACAAAACCGCTTACAATCGGAGAAGTGAGGACGATCAAGTCCAAAACGTTAAATGAAGACAGAACGTTGAATATTTATCTTCCACAAGGCTATGATAAAACAAAATCATACCCGGTGATCTATCTGTTGGATGGAAGTATGAATGAAGATTTTATTCACGTGACAGGATTAGTACAATTCTTTAATCAGATGTATTCCATGCCGGAAACCATCGTGGTAGGAGTTGCTAATGTAGACAGAAAAAGGGATTTTACTTTTCATACGGATTTAAAAGACTTGCAGAAAGACTATCCTACAACAGGACATTCTGATAAGTTTATAGCATTCCTTGAAAAAGAATTAAAACCTTATGTGGAAAGTCAGTTCAAAACTACAGACAAATACCTTTTCGGTCAATCTTTAGGAGGGCTTTTGGCCACAGAAATCCTTTTGAAAAAACCGGAAATGTTCAACAACTACTTTATCATTAGCCCAAGTTTGTGGTGGGATGACGAAAGCCTTTTAAAACAAGCTCCACAATTACTTTCAAAATCTCCGGATACGAAGAAATTCATTTATGTTTCTGTAGGAAAAGGAGAGCATCCGGTGATGGTAAAAGATGCCGAAGCTTTCTATGACGTTTTAAAAAAGGCAGGAAAGAAAAACTGGACGGTAGAATATAAAATGATGG
- the pcaF gene encoding 3-oxoadipyl-CoA thiolase has product MNNVYIIDYVRTPISKLQGGLSEVRADDLAAIVIKEVVARNPEVPVGEIEDVIFGCANQAGEDNRNVARMGLLLAGLPYKIGGETVNRLCASGMSAVANAFRSIAAGEGEIYIAGGVEHMTRSPYVMSKPSAAFGRDSQMFDTTFGWRFINPKMKELYGVDGMGETAENLADIHQISREDQDKFALWSQQKATKAQESGRLAEEIVKVEIPQRKGDPVVFEKDEFIKPTSSMEGLTKLRPAFRKEGTVTAGNASGMNDGAAALILASEEAVKKYGLKPKAKILGSSVAGVEPRIMGIGPVEAAQKVLKRLNLSLEDMDIIELNEAFAAQALAVTRSLGLKDDDSRINPNGGAIAIGHPLGVSGARIVGSAAIELQKQDKKYALCTLCIGVGQGYAMVIEKV; this is encoded by the coding sequence ATGAACAACGTATACATCATAGACTATGTCAGAACTCCCATCTCAAAACTGCAGGGAGGATTATCAGAAGTAAGAGCAGATGATCTGGCAGCTATTGTGATCAAAGAAGTGGTTGCTAGAAATCCTGAAGTTCCTGTAGGGGAAATTGAAGACGTTATTTTCGGATGTGCCAATCAGGCGGGAGAAGATAACAGAAACGTTGCAAGAATGGGACTTTTACTGGCTGGTCTTCCTTATAAAATCGGAGGAGAGACTGTTAACAGACTATGTGCTTCCGGAATGTCTGCTGTAGCAAATGCATTCCGCTCCATTGCTGCAGGAGAAGGGGAAATTTATATTGCAGGAGGAGTCGAGCATATGACGCGTTCTCCTTATGTGATGTCAAAACCAAGTGCTGCTTTCGGAAGAGACAGCCAGATGTTTGATACCACTTTCGGATGGCGTTTCATCAACCCTAAAATGAAAGAATTGTACGGAGTTGACGGAATGGGAGAAACTGCTGAAAACTTAGCAGATATCCACCAGATCAGCAGAGAAGATCAGGATAAATTTGCCCTTTGGTCTCAGCAGAAAGCAACGAAAGCTCAGGAAAGCGGAAGGCTTGCAGAAGAAATTGTAAAAGTTGAAATTCCTCAGAGAAAAGGGGATCCTGTTGTTTTCGAAAAAGATGAATTTATCAAGCCGACGTCTTCTATGGAAGGGCTGACAAAACTTCGTCCGGCTTTCAGAAAAGAAGGAACGGTAACTGCTGGTAACGCTTCAGGAATGAATGACGGAGCCGCTGCTTTGATTCTAGCAAGCGAAGAAGCCGTTAAAAAATATGGTTTAAAACCAAAAGCAAAAATTCTGGGATCTTCCGTAGCAGGTGTTGAACCAAGAATTATGGGAATTGGTCCTGTAGAAGCAGCTCAAAAAGTATTGAAAAGATTAAATCTTTCTCTTGAAGATATGGATATCATCGAGCTCAACGAAGCATTTGCTGCACAGGCGCTGGCTGTAACCAGAAGCTTAGGGTTGAAAGATGATGATTCAAGAATAAACCCGAACGGAGGTGCTATTGCGATTGGCCACCCACTGGGAGTTTCCGGAGCCAGAATTGTAGGTTCTGCCGCAATAGAGCTTCAGAAGCAGGATAAAAAATATGCTTTGTGTACCCTTTGTATCGGTGTCGGACAGGGATATGCAATGGTAATCGAAAAAGTGTAA
- a CDS encoding DUF6624 domain-containing protein: protein MRKIITLFFGISTLLINAQQKVNETLKKELDGIMKVDQGYRMLFDTEITPEKKEQLLKDLNIDKEEFKKKSWQLVAEHDSLNIKKIESIIAQYGYPGKTLVGEPTNQAAWYVIQHSTKIGKYLPLIKEAGKKKEIPFTWVAMMEDRYLMQEDKEQIYGTQGKGEMTKDKDGKQIFVNFVWPVKDLKNVNKRRKEAGFDSTFEESVQRMYGKDFKYEPYTLKQVLELRNKNK, encoded by the coding sequence ATGAGAAAAATAATTACATTGTTTTTCGGGATTTCAACCCTTTTGATCAATGCTCAGCAGAAAGTAAATGAAACTTTAAAAAAAGAACTTGATGGCATCATGAAAGTGGATCAGGGATACAGAATGCTTTTTGATACCGAGATAACTCCGGAGAAAAAAGAACAGCTGCTGAAAGATCTGAATATTGACAAGGAAGAGTTCAAAAAGAAAAGCTGGCAGCTGGTGGCAGAACATGATAGCCTGAATATAAAGAAAATTGAAAGTATTATTGCTCAATATGGTTATCCCGGAAAAACACTGGTTGGAGAACCTACGAATCAGGCAGCTTGGTATGTAATTCAGCATTCAACCAAAATTGGAAAATATCTGCCTCTCATTAAGGAAGCTGGGAAAAAGAAAGAAATTCCGTTCACATGGGTTGCCATGATGGAAGATAGATATCTGATGCAGGAGGACAAAGAACAGATCTATGGAACGCAGGGAAAAGGTGAAATGACAAAAGATAAAGACGGAAAACAAATCTTTGTCAATTTTGTATGGCCAGTCAAAGATCTTAAAAATGTAAATAAAAGAAGAAAAGAAGCAGGGTTTGATTCCACCTTTGAAGAAAGCGTCCAAAGAATGTATGGGAAGGACTTCAAATATGAACCCTATACTTTAAAACAGGTTTTAGAACTAAGAAATAAAAACAAATAA